A region from the Polaribacter sp. Hel1_33_78 genome encodes:
- a CDS encoding ammonium transporter, whose product MELLTINNVWMMICTALVFFMHLGFAFLEIGLTRQKNTLNILFKNIFIITSGLLLYCFVGFNLMYPGFSEGSAGIFGFAGFGLSSPLTNAGALDLAYNEGYTYWTDFLFQGMFAATAATIVSGAVAERMKILPFMIFAIVYVGFVYPIAGSWKWGGGFLDQLDTPFYDFAGSTLVHSVGGWAALVAVCLLGSRIGKFKKGKIQAIPGHNIPLATAGVLILWLGWFGFNGGSVLSADPALTSLTLVTTCLAAAAGGVFAAMISAIMFKNLDLTMFLNGILGGLVGITAGADQMSPTDAILIGAIAGTIIVFAVSLIDKLKLDDPVGAIAVHLVCGIWGTLAVGLFGNLASADQFISQLIGVSAYAVFCLITSFIIIFTLKKTIGIRVSEKEELEGLDAHEHGMDAYPDFRLNEH is encoded by the coding sequence ATGGAATTACTTACAATAAATAATGTATGGATGATGATCTGTACTGCACTAGTTTTCTTTATGCATCTAGGTTTTGCATTTTTAGAAATCGGACTAACCAGACAAAAAAACACATTAAATATATTATTCAAAAACATCTTTATAATCACCAGTGGGCTATTACTCTACTGTTTTGTGGGGTTCAATTTAATGTACCCTGGTTTTAGTGAAGGATCCGCGGGAATCTTTGGTTTTGCAGGCTTTGGCTTGTCATCCCCTCTTACTAATGCCGGAGCATTAGACTTGGCATACAATGAAGGTTATACATATTGGACAGATTTCTTATTTCAAGGAATGTTTGCAGCGACTGCAGCAACCATAGTTTCTGGAGCGGTTGCGGAAAGAATGAAAATTTTACCTTTCATGATTTTTGCCATAGTGTATGTAGGGTTTGTATACCCAATAGCAGGTTCCTGGAAATGGGGTGGTGGATTTTTAGACCAATTAGACACGCCTTTTTATGACTTTGCAGGCTCTACTTTAGTACATTCGGTTGGTGGATGGGCAGCTCTAGTAGCTGTCTGCTTATTAGGCTCGAGAATTGGAAAGTTCAAAAAAGGAAAAATTCAAGCAATTCCTGGACATAACATTCCATTAGCAACCGCTGGAGTTTTAATTCTTTGGTTAGGATGGTTTGGTTTTAATGGTGGTTCTGTTTTATCCGCAGATCCAGCACTTACTTCTTTAACATTAGTAACCACTTGTTTAGCTGCAGCGGCAGGAGGGGTTTTTGCAGCTATGATTTCTGCTATAATGTTTAAAAACCTAGATTTAACAATGTTTCTAAACGGAATTCTTGGTGGATTAGTCGGTATTACTGCTGGAGCAGATCAAATGTCTCCAACTGACGCTATTTTAATAGGAGCCATTGCAGGTACAATTATTGTATTTGCCGTTAGTTTAATTGATAAATTAAAATTAGATGATCCAGTTGGTGCCATTGCAGTTCATTTAGTTTGCGGTATTTGGGGAACTTTAGCCGTTGGTCTGTTTGGAAATCTAGCAAGTGCGGATCAATTTATTAGTCAATTAATTGGAGTTAGCGCCTATGCAGTTTTCTGTTTAATTACCTCATTCATTATCATATTTACTTTAAAAAAGACTATTGGAATTAGAGTGAGTGAAAAAGAAGAGTTAGAAGGTTTAGATGCTCATGAACATGGCATGGATGCATATCCTGATTTTAGACTGAACGAACACTAA
- a CDS encoding ammonium transporter yields MSLFLTLIQDTAAAGVAEAVEQINGDMGMLWMLIAGILVFLMQAGFTLVESGMTRSKNAVNIAMKNLLDICVGSLTFWLVGYSLMYGDTSNGWFFWSGLFQGEGADLFFQTMFAATAATIVSGAIAGRTKYTTYIIFSIVMTAIIYPISGGWQWQGEGWLTKLGFIDFAGSSIVHSVGGWAALVAAFMVGPRIGKYVDGKVLPIPGHNQVLATLGVFILWFGWFGFNGGSQLAWGGADAIGASNVVLVTNLAAAAGGLGALITTWIWYGKPNLSQTLNGALAGLVSITAGCGNMTPEGGVLAGLIGGVIVVFSIEFIEKKLKIDDAIGAASVHGVAGAWGTLVIGLWGVDGDTGIGLFNGGGASQLGSQAIGVLAYAVWAVVLSFIVFGILKATMGLRVSKEVEIEGLDISEHGSIAYPGKRQREYEDDK; encoded by the coding sequence ATGAGTTTATTTCTAACATTAATACAAGACACAGCTGCAGCAGGAGTTGCAGAGGCTGTTGAACAAATAAATGGAGACATGGGAATGCTTTGGATGCTAATTGCAGGTATCTTAGTGTTCTTGATGCAAGCTGGTTTTACATTAGTAGAATCTGGAATGACAAGATCTAAGAATGCAGTTAACATTGCAATGAAAAACTTACTCGACATTTGTGTAGGTTCCTTAACTTTTTGGCTAGTGGGTTACTCTTTAATGTATGGAGATACTTCAAATGGGTGGTTCTTTTGGAGCGGTTTATTCCAGGGGGAAGGAGCAGATTTATTCTTCCAAACAATGTTTGCTGCAACAGCCGCAACTATTGTATCCGGAGCAATTGCTGGTAGAACAAAATATACAACATACATTATATTCTCTATCGTTATGACCGCAATCATTTATCCAATTTCTGGTGGATGGCAATGGCAAGGTGAAGGATGGTTAACCAAGCTTGGTTTCATCGATTTCGCAGGTTCTTCTATTGTGCACTCTGTTGGTGGATGGGCTGCTTTAGTCGCTGCATTTATGGTAGGTCCTAGAATTGGAAAATATGTGGATGGCAAAGTATTACCAATCCCAGGTCACAACCAAGTACTAGCAACTTTAGGAGTTTTTATCCTCTGGTTTGGTTGGTTTGGTTTTAATGGTGGATCTCAATTAGCTTGGGGTGGCGCAGATGCAATCGGAGCTTCAAACGTAGTTTTAGTGACAAATTTAGCTGCTGCTGCTGGTGGATTAGGAGCGTTAATAACAACTTGGATCTGGTACGGTAAACCAAATTTATCACAAACATTGAACGGAGCATTAGCTGGTTTAGTAAGTATTACTGCTGGTTGCGGAAACATGACTCCTGAAGGCGGTGTATTAGCTGGTCTAATTGGAGGTGTTATCGTAGTGTTCTCGATTGAATTTATCGAAAAGAAATTAAAAATTGATGACGCAATTGGCGCGGCTTCAGTGCACGGTGTTGCAGGTGCATGGGGTACTTTAGTGATTGGTCTTTGGGGTGTAGATGGTGATACTGGTATTGGTTTATTCAATGGTGGTGGAGCTTCTCAATTAGGATCTCAAGCAATTGGTGTTTTAGCATATGCCGTTTGGGCGGTAGTTTTATCTTTTATTGTTTTTGGAATCTTAAAAGCGACTATGGGACTGCGTGTTTCTAAAGAAGTAGAAATTGAAGGATTAGATATTTCTGAGCACGGTTCTATTGCTTACCCAGGCAAAAGACAAAGAGAATATGAAGATGACAAATAG
- the gltB gene encoding glutamate synthase large subunit — protein MEKQGLYLPEFEHENCGAGFICNLNGDKTNQIIHDALEILEKLEHRGGVSADGKTGDGAGLLIDIPHDYFKRVCDFPIPNQREYAVGMVFLPKVSNQYDFCKTTFEKELKIQGLAVLGWREVPVDSYQLGEIALASEPNIEQLFIGKTDKIDEATFKAKLYAARKIAEHTIRKSKISESNYFYIPSLSITTIIYKGIIMPEDIGPYYKDLQEIDLVTRLALVHQRFSTNTMPTWELAQPFRHMCQNGEINTLRGNVSRMRVREEIMKSDVFGPQIDKLFPIILPGKSDSASMDMVVELLTHTGRSLPEIMMMMIPEAWEKHKTMSKERKAFYEYNGCIMEPWDGPASVPFTDGDYIGALLDRNGLRPSRYTVTKSGKLIMSSEIGVVDVAPEDVKEHGRLEPGKMFLVDMNEGRIIEDEEIKSKIVSERPYQEWLDKTRLHLKDVPYTSETCPIESIDIKTRQRLFNYTFEDIQEVITPMALVGKEALGSMGTDTPLAVLSDRPQLISNYFKQLFAQVTNPPLDGIREEIVTDISLNLGKDRNIFSITERQCRKLRIQNPVISNADLEKIRSIDIESFKAETIQILYKKSKGLNGLEDALDNIVIQVEKALERKNNIIILSDRGISQELAPIPALLACSFVNHQLNRLRKRSYFDIIIESAEPREPHHFATLFGYGASAVNPYMVNEIIRMQVKEGFITGMNEQKAVDNFNTAIGKGILKVMNKIGISTLHSYRGSQIFEIVGFNSQFVEKYFPYTASRIEGIGLYEIEKEIDQRYKQAYPDNKINKNLSLNIGGDYRWRRNGERHLFNPTTVSKLQQAVRLSDQDSYDVYANAINEQAESLMTIRGLFEFDNLDPIPLEEVEDWTEIVKRFKTGAMSYGSISREAHENLAIAMNRIGGKSNSGEGGEDRKRFQKDINGDSRNSAIKQVASGRFGVTSHYLTNAKEIQIKMAQGAKPGEGGQLPGYKVLPWIADARNSTPFVGLISPPPHHDIYSIEDLAQLIFDLKNANREARINVKLVSEVGVGTIAAGVAKAKADVVLISGYDGGTGASPLTSLKHAGLPWELGLAEAQQTLVMNSLRSRIVVECDGQLKTGRDVAIAALLGAEEFGFATAPLVASGCIMMRKCHLNTCPVGIATQDKELRKNFKGTPEHVINFFFYVAEELRKIMAQLGFRTLAEMVGQTHKINSNKAIKHYKAKGLDLSSILHRPTGYKSMIVKNTEEQDHNLENVLDFTILKDSHRALYRKEKMNLAYPIKNTNRTVGAIISNEISKIYGHLGLPEDTLNINFTGSAGQSFGAFGAFGLTFTIEGNTNDYLGKGLSGAKLIIKKPAKADFLAENNIIVGNVCLFGAVNGQAYINGIAGERFAVRNSGATAVVEGVGDHCCEYMTGGKVIVLGKTGRNFAAGMSGGIAYVYDPENKFSNGLCNTETIEFEYISEEDAAELKAIIEKHVLYTESKKGATLLADWDTSLDNFVKVMPTEYKRALERLATEEPMFEELTIA, from the coding sequence ATGGAAAAACAAGGACTATATTTACCAGAGTTTGAACACGAAAATTGTGGCGCTGGTTTTATCTGTAATTTGAATGGAGATAAAACGAATCAAATTATACATGATGCACTTGAAATTCTAGAAAAACTAGAACATAGAGGCGGTGTAAGTGCAGATGGAAAAACAGGTGATGGTGCTGGTTTATTAATAGACATTCCTCATGACTATTTCAAGAGAGTATGTGATTTCCCAATTCCAAATCAGAGAGAATATGCAGTTGGAATGGTATTTCTTCCGAAGGTTTCTAATCAATATGATTTTTGCAAAACAACTTTTGAAAAAGAACTAAAAATACAAGGACTTGCTGTTTTAGGATGGAGAGAAGTTCCCGTAGATTCTTATCAATTAGGAGAAATAGCCTTGGCATCGGAACCGAATATAGAACAACTTTTTATTGGAAAAACTGATAAAATTGACGAAGCTACTTTTAAAGCGAAACTATATGCTGCCAGAAAAATAGCAGAGCACACCATCAGAAAATCAAAAATTTCTGAAAGTAACTATTTTTACATTCCAAGTTTATCCATAACCACGATTATATATAAAGGCATTATCATGCCTGAAGATATTGGGCCCTATTATAAAGATTTACAAGAAATAGATTTAGTTACTCGTTTGGCATTAGTGCACCAACGTTTTTCTACCAATACAATGCCCACATGGGAATTAGCACAACCTTTTAGGCACATGTGTCAGAATGGAGAAATAAACACACTACGAGGCAATGTAAGTAGAATGCGTGTTCGTGAAGAAATCATGAAAAGTGATGTTTTTGGACCACAAATCGACAAACTTTTTCCAATAATTTTACCAGGCAAATCTGATTCTGCCTCTATGGATATGGTAGTTGAATTGTTAACACATACGGGTCGTTCATTACCTGAAATTATGATGATGATGATTCCTGAAGCTTGGGAAAAACATAAAACCATGTCTAAAGAGCGTAAAGCTTTTTATGAATACAATGGGTGTATTATGGAACCTTGGGATGGACCTGCCTCTGTACCTTTTACAGACGGGGACTATATTGGAGCTTTATTAGACAGGAATGGTCTAAGACCATCAAGATATACAGTTACCAAAAGCGGTAAATTAATTATGTCTTCAGAAATTGGTGTTGTAGATGTTGCTCCCGAAGACGTAAAAGAACACGGAAGACTAGAACCAGGAAAAATGTTCTTGGTTGACATGAATGAAGGAAGAATTATTGAAGATGAAGAAATCAAAAGCAAAATTGTTTCTGAAAGACCTTATCAAGAATGGTTAGATAAAACACGTTTGCATTTAAAGGATGTACCTTACACAAGTGAAACGTGCCCTATAGAATCTATTGATATTAAAACACGCCAACGATTATTTAATTATACCTTTGAAGACATTCAAGAAGTAATTACGCCAATGGCATTGGTGGGTAAAGAGGCTCTAGGCTCAATGGGAACTGATACTCCATTAGCTGTTTTATCTGATAGACCTCAATTAATTTCAAATTATTTTAAACAATTATTTGCGCAAGTTACAAATCCGCCTCTAGACGGAATTCGTGAAGAAATTGTAACGGACATAAGTTTAAATTTAGGAAAAGACAGAAATATTTTTAGCATCACAGAGAGACAATGTCGAAAACTAAGAATTCAAAATCCAGTGATTTCTAATGCTGATTTAGAAAAAATAAGATCTATCGATATTGAAAGTTTCAAAGCAGAAACGATTCAAATTTTATATAAAAAATCAAAGGGATTAAATGGTCTTGAAGATGCATTGGATAACATTGTTATTCAAGTTGAGAAAGCCTTAGAAAGAAAGAATAATATTATTATTCTCTCAGATAGAGGTATAAGTCAAGAACTTGCACCAATTCCGGCTTTACTTGCTTGTTCTTTTGTAAATCACCAATTAAACCGTTTACGTAAACGCTCTTATTTTGATATTATTATTGAATCTGCAGAACCACGTGAACCACATCATTTTGCCACTTTATTTGGATATGGCGCAAGTGCCGTAAATCCATACATGGTAAATGAAATTATCAGAATGCAAGTTAAAGAAGGTTTCATTACTGGCATGAATGAGCAAAAAGCTGTTGACAATTTTAATACAGCAATTGGAAAAGGGATTTTGAAAGTAATGAACAAAATTGGTATCTCTACACTGCATTCCTACAGAGGTTCTCAAATTTTTGAGATTGTTGGATTTAACTCCCAATTTGTAGAAAAATATTTTCCTTACACAGCTTCAAGGATAGAAGGTATTGGCTTGTATGAAATTGAAAAAGAAATAGACCAGCGCTACAAACAAGCATATCCAGATAATAAAATTAATAAAAATTTAAGTTTAAATATTGGTGGCGATTATCGATGGAGAAGAAATGGTGAACGTCATTTATTTAATCCAACTACCGTATCTAAATTGCAGCAAGCTGTTCGGTTGAGTGATCAAGATAGTTACGATGTTTATGCAAATGCTATTAATGAGCAAGCAGAAAGCTTAATGACTATTCGTGGCTTATTTGAATTCGATAACCTAGACCCTATTCCTCTAGAAGAAGTAGAAGATTGGACAGAGATTGTAAAACGTTTTAAAACAGGCGCCATGTCTTATGGCTCTATTTCGCGTGAAGCTCACGAAAACTTGGCCATCGCTATGAATAGAATTGGAGGTAAATCTAATTCTGGTGAAGGTGGTGAAGATAGAAAACGTTTTCAAAAAGATATAAACGGAGATAGCAGAAACTCTGCAATTAAACAGGTAGCCTCTGGTAGATTTGGGGTAACTTCTCATTATTTAACAAATGCGAAAGAGATTCAAATAAAAATGGCACAAGGTGCCAAGCCTGGAGAGGGCGGTCAACTACCGGGCTATAAAGTTTTACCTTGGATTGCAGATGCAAGAAATTCAACGCCGTTTGTAGGACTGATTTCTCCTCCTCCGCATCACGATATTTATTCGATTGAAGATTTGGCACAATTAATTTTTGATTTAAAAAATGCAAATCGTGAAGCAAGAATTAATGTAAAATTAGTTTCCGAAGTTGGTGTTGGAACTATTGCTGCTGGCGTTGCAAAAGCCAAAGCAGATGTTGTTTTAATATCTGGTTATGATGGCGGTACTGGAGCTTCTCCTCTAACCTCTTTAAAACATGCAGGGTTGCCTTGGGAACTTGGCTTAGCAGAAGCCCAGCAGACATTGGTAATGAATAGTTTACGAAGTAGAATTGTTGTAGAGTGTGACGGCCAATTAAAAACAGGAAGAGATGTTGCTATTGCTGCTTTATTAGGTGCAGAAGAATTCGGTTTCGCGACCGCACCTCTAGTAGCCTCTGGCTGTATTATGATGCGTAAATGTCACTTAAATACATGTCCGGTTGGTATCGCTACCCAAGACAAAGAATTGCGTAAAAACTTTAAGGGAACTCCTGAACACGTAATTAACTTTTTCTTTTATGTAGCTGAAGAATTAAGAAAAATAATGGCTCAATTAGGTTTTAGAACCTTAGCTGAGATGGTTGGTCAAACTCATAAAATAAATTCAAATAAAGCAATCAAGCATTACAAAGCGAAAGGATTAGATTTATCTAGCATCTTGCATAGACCTACAGGCTATAAAAGCATGATCGTTAAAAACACTGAAGAACAAGATCATAATTTAGAAAATGTTTTAGATTTTACTATTTTAAAAGACTCTCATAGAGCTTTATATAGAAAAGAAAAAATGAACCTTGCATATCCAATTAAAAATACAAATCGTACAGTTGGAGCAATCATAAGCAATGAAATTTCAAAAATTTACGGGCATTTAGGGTTGCCTGAAGATACCTTAAATATCAACTTTACAGGTTCTGCCGGACAAAGTTTCGGAGCTTTTGGAGCTTTTGGATTAACGTTTACCATTGAGGGTAATACCAATGATTATTTAGGAAAAGGATTATCGGGTGCGAAACTAATTATAAAAAAACCAGCCAAAGCAGATTTTTTAGCAGAAAACAATATCATTGTTGGTAATGTTTGTTTGTTTGGAGCTGTAAATGGACAAGCCTATATTAACGGAATTGCAGGGGAACGGTTTGCCGTTCGTAATTCGGGAGCAACCGCAGTTGTAGAAGGAGTTGGAGACCACTGTTGTGAATACATGACGGGAGGTAAAGTAATTGTTTTGGGAAAAACAGGAAGAAATTTTGCCGCTGGTATGAGTGGTGGAATCGCTTATGTATACGATCCAGAAAACAAATTTTCTAACGGTCTCTGTAATACAGAAACTATCGAGTTTGAATATATTTCTGAAGAAGATGCTGCCGAATTAAAAGCAATAATAGAAAAACATGTTTTATATACTGAAAGCAAAAAAGGTGCTACATTATTAGCTGATTGGGATACAAGCTTAGACAACTTTGTAAAAGTGATGCCAACTGAATATAAGCGCGCTTTAGAACGTTTAGCAACAGAAGAACCAATGTTTGAAGAATTAACAATAGCATAA
- a CDS encoding acyl-CoA dehydrogenase: MDFSLTEEHIMIRDAARDFAQAELLPGVIERDNKQEFPKELVKKMGDLGFMGIMVDPKYGGSGMDAISYVLIMEELSKIDASASVIVSVNNSLVCYGLEAYGNEDQKQKYLTKLATGEFVGAFCLSEPEAGSDATSQATTAEDKGDHYLINGTKNWITSGGRADVYLVIAQTDREKGHRGINAFIVEKGTEGFHVGPKEDKLGIRGSDTHTLQFNDVKVPKENRIGEDGFGFKFAMKTLSGGRIGIAAQALGIAAGGYELALKYSKERKAFGTEICNHQAIAFKLADMYTEIEAARMLVMKAAWDKDQGNNYDMSSAMAKLYASKVAMEQTVEAVQIHGGNGFVKDYHVERLMRDAKITQIYEGTSEIQKIVISRGVIKG; the protein is encoded by the coding sequence CAATAAGCAAGAGTTCCCGAAAGAATTAGTAAAAAAAATGGGAGATCTTGGTTTTATGGGAATTATGGTAGACCCAAAATATGGAGGAAGTGGCATGGACGCTATTTCTTATGTATTAATTATGGAAGAACTTTCTAAAATTGATGCTTCTGCATCTGTCATCGTTTCTGTAAATAATTCTTTAGTTTGCTATGGTCTAGAAGCTTATGGAAATGAAGACCAAAAACAAAAATATTTAACAAAATTAGCCACAGGAGAATTTGTTGGTGCTTTCTGTTTAAGTGAACCAGAAGCAGGTTCAGATGCAACTTCGCAAGCAACAACAGCAGAAGACAAAGGAGATCATTATCTCATTAACGGAACAAAAAACTGGATTACTAGTGGTGGACGCGCAGACGTATATTTAGTGATTGCGCAGACTGACAGAGAAAAAGGTCATAGAGGAATTAATGCTTTTATCGTCGAAAAAGGAACCGAAGGTTTTCATGTGGGCCCAAAAGAAGATAAATTAGGAATTCGTGGTTCGGATACGCACACACTGCAATTTAATGACGTAAAAGTGCCTAAAGAAAATAGAATTGGAGAAGATGGATTTGGATTCAAATTTGCCATGAAAACACTTTCTGGAGGAAGAATTGGTATTGCTGCACAAGCACTGGGCATTGCTGCCGGAGGTTACGAATTGGCCTTAAAATATTCTAAAGAACGTAAAGCTTTTGGTACAGAAATTTGCAATCATCAGGCGATCGCCTTCAAGTTAGCAGATATGTACACAGAAATTGAGGCTGCGAGAATGTTAGTGATGAAAGCTGCCTGGGACAAAGACCAAGGCAATAACTACGATATGTCTTCTGCCATGGCCAAACTATATGCATCTAAAGTTGCCATGGAACAAACCGTAGAAGCGGTTCAAATACACGGAGGAAATGGTTTTGTAAAAGACTACCATGTAGAGCGTTTAATGCGAGATGCAAAAATTACTCAAATCTATGAAGGAACCTCCGAAATTCAGAAAATTGTAATTTCTAGAGGCGTCATCAAAGGATAA
- a CDS encoding outer membrane beta-barrel protein yields the protein MKKIILTLLVASSLVMTGQETEEKKFTLSGSVDTYFRGNISGGNFDTAPGSSFANQPGFALGMINLVAAYEGEKVGFVADMVYGPRGNDAVFGSPTGSSEVINQLYAYWNVSEKVKLTIGNFNTFLGYEVISPTANFNYSTSYLFSYGPFSHTGIKADFTLSENTSLMLAIMNPTDATEFNPTGSYAFGAQLGFSGQYINFLLDSGAYEIDFTGGFDVSETFFLGINAAYFSGDDAPGFYGAALYPQIATSDSFKIGLRTEYFVEDGDFGAIGTGVEDSSVFATTLTGNYTIGSLTIIPELRLDSASEAAFVGDKALSSFALAAVYSF from the coding sequence ATGAAAAAAATTATTTTAACTTTATTAGTAGCAAGTAGCTTAGTGATGACTGGGCAAGAAACAGAGGAAAAAAAATTCACATTAAGTGGAAGTGTAGACACTTATTTTAGAGGCAACATCAGTGGAGGTAATTTCGATACCGCTCCGGGCAGCTCTTTTGCTAATCAACCAGGTTTTGCTTTAGGTATGATTAATTTGGTTGCTGCTTACGAAGGAGAAAAAGTTGGCTTTGTTGCTGACATGGTATACGGACCAAGAGGAAATGATGCTGTCTTTGGATCTCCAACTGGAAGTTCTGAAGTAATAAATCAACTGTATGCTTACTGGAATGTAAGTGAAAAAGTAAAACTTACAATTGGTAACTTTAATACCTTTTTAGGGTATGAAGTAATTTCTCCAACTGCTAATTTTAACTATAGTACATCTTACTTATTTTCTTATGGACCATTCAGTCATACAGGAATAAAAGCAGATTTTACTTTATCAGAAAACACATCGTTGATGTTAGCAATAATGAACCCTACTGATGCTACGGAATTTAACCCAACTGGCAGCTATGCATTTGGTGCTCAATTAGGCTTTTCTGGTCAGTACATCAATTTTTTATTAGATTCAGGAGCTTACGAGATCGACTTTACAGGTGGTTTTGATGTATCAGAAACTTTCTTTTTAGGTATAAACGCAGCTTATTTTTCAGGAGATGATGCTCCGGGATTCTATGGCGCGGCATTATACCCGCAGATAGCTACTTCTGATTCATTTAAAATTGGCTTAAGAACTGAATATTTTGTAGAAGATGGAGATTTTGGTGCAATTGGAACTGGCGTTGAGGACTCTAGCGTATTTGCAACTACTTTAACAGGTAACTATACAATTGGTTCTTTAACCATAATTCCAGAATTAAGATTAGATTCAGCTTCTGAAGCAGCCTTTGTAGGTGATAAAGCTTTAAGTTCTTTTGCTTTAGCCGCAGTTTATTCTTTCTAA
- a CDS encoding P-II family nitrogen regulator — MKKIEAIIRKSKFRAVKEALHQVGVNFFSYWDVTGLGNEKEGHVYRGVSYSTSDIQRRHIAIVVNDNFEDITVKTILESASTGEVGDGKVFVSEIKDAYRIRTGEKGGETLN; from the coding sequence ATGAAAAAAATTGAAGCAATTATCAGAAAATCAAAATTTAGAGCTGTAAAAGAAGCATTGCACCAAGTAGGTGTCAACTTCTTTTCTTATTGGGATGTAACAGGTCTTGGAAATGAAAAAGAAGGTCATGTCTACAGAGGCGTTAGCTATAGCACAAGTGATATTCAAAGAAGACACATTGCAATTGTTGTAAATGATAATTTTGAAGACATTACTGTAAAAACAATTTTAGAATCAGCCTCAACAGGCGAAGTTGGTGATGGAAAAGTATTTGTTAGCGAAATTAAAGATGCTTACAGGATTAGAACCGGAGAAAAAGGAGGAGAAACTTTAAATTAA